The Calditerrivibrio nitroreducens DSM 19672 genome window below encodes:
- a CDS encoding glycosyltransferase family 4 protein encodes MRVGILTLSSQDSGGVYQYTITLLESFSKYLKDKYEFIQIKNTSFPKMLDNCIEIKHSKSNFNLKIRRLIHTFTGIKLGDILENYNHPEIENTDLIISPSITLLPYHMKKPYIVTIHDFQQEYYPEFFTLKERISRKIVYKTGQKANVVVCESEYVKKDIIKFLKVPEKKIFVIPSPPPLYIQHKKLEEHKYEEYRLKYDLPNRYLFYPAQFWYHKNHINLIKAIKLLEDKYGETINLILVGSKKNNFDNVMKEIQNLGLQNQVKYLGYVPDEDMPYLYKLSTALVMPTLFESVSIPIWEAFYLGVPVVSSNVCALPEQVGNAGLLFDPYNIEDMAEKIYKIWIDEELRKTLVRKGYERIKDFTLENYAKEWEKIMRGVLYNE; translated from the coding sequence ATGAGAGTTGGTATTTTAACACTATCATCACAAGATAGCGGGGGAGTGTATCAGTATACTATAACATTGCTTGAATCTTTTAGCAAATATCTGAAAGACAAATATGAGTTTATTCAAATAAAAAATACCTCTTTTCCAAAAATGTTAGACAACTGTATAGAAATAAAGCACAGTAAATCTAATTTTAACTTAAAAATAAGAAGACTTATACACACATTTACAGGAATAAAACTTGGTGACATACTCGAAAATTATAACCATCCCGAAATAGAAAATACGGATTTAATAATATCTCCTTCCATTACTCTTTTACCCTATCATATGAAAAAACCTTATATTGTTACCATTCACGATTTTCAACAAGAATATTACCCAGAGTTTTTCACACTTAAAGAGCGAATTTCACGCAAAATAGTTTATAAAACTGGTCAAAAGGCAAATGTAGTCGTTTGTGAATCAGAGTATGTGAAAAAAGATATAATAAAGTTTTTAAAAGTTCCTGAGAAGAAGATATTTGTAATACCATCACCACCTCCGTTATATATACAACATAAAAAGTTAGAGGAACATAAATACGAAGAATATAGGTTGAAATATGATTTACCTAACAGATATTTATTTTATCCTGCTCAATTTTGGTATCACAAAAACCACATTAATTTGATTAAAGCCATAAAATTATTAGAAGATAAATATGGAGAAACAATAAACCTAATTCTTGTAGGTTCAAAGAAAAACAATTTTGATAATGTTATGAAAGAAATACAAAACCTTGGCTTACAAAATCAAGTAAAATATCTTGGTTATGTCCCAGATGAGGATATGCCATATTTATATAAACTATCTACTGCTTTGGTTATGCCAACCCTTTTTGAAAGCGTAAGTATTCCAATATGGGAAGCCTTTTATCTTGGAGTGCCTGTTGTTTCTTCTAATGTTTGTGCTCTGCCAGAGCAGGTAGGGAATGCTGGTTTACTATTTGACCCATACAATATTGAAGATATGGCAGAGAAAATATATAAAATTTGGATTGATGAAGAGTTGAGGAAAACTCTTGTGCGAAAGGGCTACGAAAGGATAAAAGATTTTACTTTAGAGAATTATGCCAAAGAGTGGGAAAAGATTATGAGGGGGGTTTTATACAATGAATAA
- a CDS encoding flippase has translation MRSNLKNAIYNAIGFIFPVLVGLFTTPYIVHKLNPEVYGIYVLAISLMGLLSFLDLGFGQGIIKFVSHYEAKQDYERINDIINTSLIINLIMGVFGFLIIFFSSEFLAVKIFKVHENYLSISIMAFKIVSAGFLLNILISVFSNIPRALQRYDISVKIQNLIWFLSIISSIVLLYFGYGLVEMLLFYVFFQLFGLILYYYYSKKLLPSLKVSFYFKKDIFKEIFGFSIYTSLNAITGNIVFRVDKMIIAHFLGISAVTYYQIPFMLSQMANGFITSIIQFLIPSVSFINAIGDKEKLKGIYVKYTRYVFAISIIIFSGLVLLGKPFLLVWIGRDIAEISYPVLVIISTVFFFISISNVGYYFYNGLGKSEINMLSSFVGACSYLIAVFLLIPKYQLVGAAIAFCFILVPYPVYIHILNNLLDVKLKWYSTLTMKALLIITTIIILTFIIYKLSYLKLLIFYGTLLFTLSILLVYTFGFITGADLKNLKSRVVRI, from the coding sequence ATGAGATCTAACTTAAAAAACGCAATATACAACGCAATAGGTTTTATATTTCCAGTTTTAGTAGGTTTATTTACAACACCTTATATTGTCCATAAACTAAATCCCGAAGTTTATGGTATATATGTCCTTGCAATATCTTTAATGGGTCTTTTATCTTTTTTAGATTTAGGATTTGGCCAAGGGATTATCAAGTTTGTTTCCCATTACGAAGCAAAACAAGACTACGAAAGGATAAATGATATAATAAATACCTCATTGATTATTAACCTTATTATGGGAGTATTTGGTTTTTTAATTATATTCTTTTCTTCTGAATTTTTAGCTGTCAAAATATTTAAAGTTCATGAAAATTATTTAAGTATTTCAATTATGGCTTTTAAGATAGTATCTGCAGGATTTCTATTAAATATTTTAATTTCAGTATTTTCAAATATACCGAGAGCATTACAAAGGTATGATATATCAGTAAAAATTCAAAATCTTATCTGGTTTTTATCCATAATATCCAGTATAGTTTTATTATATTTTGGGTATGGTCTTGTTGAGATGTTATTGTTTTATGTATTTTTTCAGTTATTTGGTCTTATTCTTTACTATTACTATTCAAAAAAACTTCTCCCTTCGTTAAAAGTATCATTTTATTTTAAAAAGGATATTTTTAAGGAAATCTTTGGTTTTAGTATTTATACAAGTTTAAATGCCATCACAGGAAATATTGTATTTCGTGTTGATAAGATGATTATAGCCCATTTTTTAGGAATTTCCGCTGTAACTTATTATCAAATCCCTTTTATGCTTTCTCAGATGGCAAATGGATTTATAACTTCGATAATTCAATTTTTAATTCCTTCGGTAAGTTTTATAAATGCCATTGGTGATAAAGAGAAACTTAAAGGTATTTATGTTAAGTATACAAGATATGTTTTTGCTATTTCCATTATTATTTTTTCTGGTCTTGTTTTGTTAGGAAAGCCATTTTTGTTGGTATGGATAGGAAGAGACATAGCAGAGATATCTTACCCAGTTCTTGTAATAATATCAACTGTCTTTTTCTTTATATCTATCTCAAATGTTGGTTATTATTTCTATAACGGTCTTGGAAAGTCAGAAATAAATATGCTCTCATCTTTTGTTGGTGCCTGTTCTTACCTTATCGCTGTGTTTCTTTTAATCCCAAAATACCAGCTTGTGGGTGCTGCTATAGCATTTTGTTTTATTTTAGTTCCTTATCCCGTATACATTCATATACTAAATAATCTGTTAGATGTTAAATTAAAGTGGTATTCTACATTAACTATGAAAGCTCTGTTAATAATTACGACGATAATAATACTAACTTTTATTATCTACAAACTTTCATATTTGAAGTTGCTGATATTTTATGGAACGTTGTTATTTACGCTTAGTATATTATTAGTTTATACTTTTGGATTTATAACTGGGGCTGATTTAAAAAATTTAAAAAGTAGGGTGGTAAGGATATGA
- a CDS encoding formyltransferase family protein — MSGTWENKMKNGRKEKCIVFGDSNSYITNILLRSLLEINAKYKYFDILFVVDTQKRPIPFLKKILKIFIIHAIKITFNKKYRNLSYIQSLRFLLTDLYKISKKYKVEVIHIPNINSKEFLEILENIKPTVGILIGCPQIFQPPVISKFEYLVNYHNSLLPKYKGLNATAWSIYFGEQKTGFTFHIVNENIDEGNILIQDVIEIDSSKSLLELEIEKTKKASETLKNLIMKIKNRDKGRKQEGIGSYFGKKEIKKITTIEKPENFTSQEIIKRLVSFEIVNIKIGDDFVPVTDIAVCFNEKKASNHVKVKDACLEIKRALYMPVRLYKAYTLLKRGIFRRRSIKNE, encoded by the coding sequence ATGAGTGGTACTTGGGAAAATAAAATGAAAAATGGGAGAAAAGAAAAGTGTATAGTATTTGGTGATTCAAATAGTTATATTACTAATATTTTATTAAGGTCTCTGTTGGAAATAAATGCTAAATATAAATACTTTGATATACTCTTCGTAGTTGATACTCAAAAAAGACCAATACCTTTTTTAAAAAAAATATTAAAAATATTCATAATTCACGCAATAAAAATTACATTTAACAAAAAATATAGAAATTTAAGTTACATACAATCTCTAAGATTCTTATTAACAGATCTCTACAAAATTTCTAAGAAATATAAAGTTGAGGTAATACACATTCCTAATATCAACAGCAAAGAATTTTTAGAAATTTTAGAAAATATAAAGCCAACGGTTGGTATATTAATAGGTTGTCCTCAAATCTTTCAACCACCAGTTATCAGTAAGTTTGAGTATTTGGTAAACTACCATAATAGTTTATTACCGAAATATAAAGGATTGAATGCAACAGCTTGGTCAATATATTTTGGTGAACAAAAGACAGGTTTTACATTTCATATCGTAAATGAAAATATAGATGAAGGGAATATTCTTATTCAAGACGTCATTGAAATAGATTCATCTAAATCTTTATTAGAATTAGAAATAGAGAAAACAAAAAAAGCATCAGAAACTTTAAAAAATCTAATTATGAAGATTAAGAATAGGGATAAGGGCAGGAAGCAAGAGGGAATTGGCAGTTATTTTGGTAAGAAGGAAATAAAAAAGATAACCACAATTGAAAAACCAGAAAATTTTACTTCACAGGAAATAATCAAAAGATTGGTAAGTTTTGAGATTGTTAATATTAAAATTGGAGATGATTTTGTTCCAGTTACGGATATTGCTGTTTGTTTCAATGAGAAAAAAGCCTCAAATCATGTTAAAGTAAAGGATGCTTGCTTAGAGATAAAAAGAGCTTTGTATATGCCTGTACGCTTATATAAAGCGTATACTTTACTCAAGCGAGGAATTTTTCGTAGGAGGAGTATAAAAAATGAATAA
- a CDS encoding GDP-L-fucose synthase family protein gives MKKEDKVLVLGASGLVGGAIVRKLIEKGYKNIIGTYNQRKPELDKEENVKLYNLNLLNQSQTEEFFQQHKPDYVFLAAAKVGGILANDTYKADFIYENLAIALNTINASFKTGIKKLLNLGSSCIYPKYAPQPMKEEYLLTGSLEPTNEPYAIAKISAIKLCRYFNQQYGTNYISAMPTNIYGPYDNFNLETSHVLPALIRKFHLAKLLEEGDFEGIKKDFQKYPIGFGLDDKLNLKDKQSILSVLKKVGITSNSHRSLTLWGSGEVYREFLYVDDLADACVYLMENIDAEDMRKLCPDYFVNVGTGEDLKIKDLATMIKDIVGFKGDSLHDLSKPDGTPRKLLDVSKIKQLGWKPKVSLEEGIRRTYEWYLGK, from the coding sequence ATGAAAAAAGAAGATAAAGTATTGGTGTTAGGGGCATCCGGATTAGTTGGAGGGGCAATAGTAAGAAAACTGATAGAGAAAGGATACAAAAATATCATAGGAACGTACAATCAGAGAAAGCCAGAGTTAGACAAAGAGGAAAATGTTAAACTATACAACTTAAACCTACTAAACCAATCACAGACAGAAGAATTTTTCCAACAGCATAAACCAGACTATGTATTTTTAGCTGCAGCAAAAGTAGGAGGAATACTTGCCAACGACACCTACAAAGCAGACTTTATATACGAAAATCTTGCCATAGCATTAAACACAATAAACGCATCTTTTAAAACAGGGATAAAAAAACTCTTAAACCTTGGTTCATCGTGTATATACCCTAAGTATGCACCACAACCGATGAAAGAGGAGTATTTACTTACAGGATCTCTTGAACCAACGAACGAGCCGTATGCAATAGCAAAAATATCAGCCATAAAACTCTGTAGATACTTTAACCAGCAATATGGAACAAATTACATATCAGCAATGCCAACAAACATATATGGCCCATACGACAACTTTAACCTTGAAACATCTCATGTGTTACCTGCACTAATAAGAAAATTTCATTTGGCAAAACTATTAGAAGAGGGTGATTTTGAAGGTATAAAGAAGGACTTTCAAAAATATCCCATTGGTTTTGGTCTTGATGATAAGTTAAATTTAAAAGACAAACAGTCTATTTTAAGTGTTCTAAAAAAGGTTGGTATCACTTCAAACTCTCACCGATCACTTACACTCTGGGGTAGTGGAGAAGTATACAGAGAATTTCTTTATGTAGATGACCTTGCGGATGCATGTGTGTATCTGATGGAAAATATAGACGCAGAGGATATGAGAAAACTATGTCCTGATTATTTTGTAAATGTAGGCACAGGAGAGGACTTGAAAATAAAAGACCTTGCCACAATGATAAAAGACATAGTAGGCTTTAAAGGAGATAGTCTCCACGACCTAAGCAAACCTGATGGCACACCAAGAAAGCTACTTGATGTAAGCAAAATAAAACAACTTGGCTGGAAGCCAAAGGTAAGCTTGGAAGAGGGGATAAGGAGGACTTATGAGTGGTACTTGGGAAAATAA
- the gmd gene encoding GDP-mannose 4,6-dehydratase, which yields MKRALITGITGQDGSYLAEFLLSKGYEVHGIIRRSSTFNTQRIDHIYVDPHETDARLFLHYGDLSDSGQLSHLIYNIQPDEIYHLGAQSHVKVSFEIPEYTGDITGLGTTRILDAIRRSGIKTKFYQASSSEMFGSSPPPQSEKTPFYPRSPYAAAKVYAYWMTVNYREAYNLFACNGILFNHESPRRGETFVTRKITRTLAHILAGKQKKLYLGNLDAKRDWGFAPEYVEMMWLMLQQDHPDDYVVGTGESHTVREFVENAFSYAGIEIEWKGKKEEEKGYVKSVIKDWEGIIKEGDILIEVDPKYFRPTEVEFLQADITKAIEKLGWQPRTTFNELVKIMVDYDMLALDLTPPGEGIKVCQDKNFLYTHHKQTFIPVVERG from the coding sequence TTGAAACGAGCTTTAATTACAGGTATCACAGGTCAGGATGGCTCTTATCTTGCTGAATTTTTATTGTCCAAAGGTTATGAAGTTCATGGAATAATAAGAAGGTCAAGTACTTTCAACACACAAAGAATAGACCATATATATGTAGACCCTCACGAAACAGATGCAAGACTCTTTTTGCATTACGGTGATTTATCAGACTCAGGGCAACTCTCTCACTTAATATACAACATCCAACCCGATGAAATATACCATCTTGGAGCTCAAAGTCATGTAAAGGTGAGTTTTGAGATTCCAGAGTATACTGGAGATATTACAGGTCTTGGTACAACGAGAATCCTTGATGCAATAAGAAGAAGTGGAATTAAAACTAAATTTTATCAAGCATCGTCTTCAGAGATGTTTGGATCATCTCCACCACCTCAAAGTGAAAAAACACCATTTTATCCAAGAAGTCCGTATGCAGCAGCAAAGGTTTACGCATACTGGATGACTGTAAATTACAGAGAAGCATACAATCTTTTTGCATGTAATGGAATCCTTTTTAACCACGAAAGTCCAAGAAGAGGAGAAACATTTGTTACAAGAAAGATAACAAGAACCCTTGCCCACATTCTTGCAGGAAAACAAAAAAAATTATACTTAGGAAACCTTGATGCAAAAAGGGACTGGGGTTTTGCACCTGAGTATGTGGAGATGATGTGGTTAATGCTACAACAGGACCATCCAGATGACTATGTAGTAGGAACAGGAGAAAGTCATACAGTTAGGGAGTTTGTAGAGAATGCTTTTTCGTATGCTGGAATTGAGATAGAGTGGAAAGGTAAAAAAGAAGAAGAAAAAGGATATGTAAAAAGTGTAATAAAAGACTGGGAAGGAATAATAAAAGAAGGAGATATACTAATAGAGGTTGACCCAAAATATTTTAGACCAACGGAAGTGGAATTTTTACAAGCGGATATAACAAAGGCGATAGAAAAACTCGGATGGCAACCAAGAACCACATTTAATGAACTCGTAAAAATAATGGTAGATTACGATATGCTTGCGTTAGACTTAACTCCACCAGGAGAAGGAATAAAAGTATGTCAAGATAAAAACTTTTTATATACACATCATAAACAAACATTTATTCCGGTTGTAGAAAGAGGGTAA
- a CDS encoding DegT/DnrJ/EryC1/StrS family aminotransferase, with translation MNKFIPVSEPTITEKEIEYVLQAVKSGWVSSLGEFITKFEEKFAKYVGTRYALTTSNGTTALHLALVSLGIKEGDEVIVPDLTFIATANAVAYTGAKPVFADIDPETWCIDPDDIKKKITSKTKAIIPVHLYGHPADMDPIMEIAEKYGLFVIEDCAEAHGAEYKGKKVGSIGHCGVFSFYGNKIITTGEGGIITTNDEKLYEKAKFLRDHAMSKDKRYWHTEVGYNYRMTNIQAALGLAQFERIDEIIQKKIQIFTWYKEYLGDIPEIKLNPEKEWAKNVFWMVCLLNEKFNEEKRDEFIKKLKENGIDTRPFFYPCSMMPTYKKDGFINPISYEIYKKGINLPSGYNLTREVVRWICQEIKTTLKYI, from the coding sequence ATGAATAAATTTATCCCAGTATCAGAGCCAACAATTACAGAAAAAGAAATAGAATATGTTTTACAAGCTGTAAAGTCAGGATGGGTGTCATCCTTGGGTGAATTTATAACTAAATTTGAAGAAAAGTTTGCCAAATATGTTGGGACAAGATATGCTCTTACAACATCAAATGGGACAACTGCTCTCCATTTGGCATTAGTTTCTCTCGGTATAAAAGAAGGCGATGAAGTAATAGTTCCAGATTTAACCTTTATTGCCACTGCTAATGCTGTTGCTTACACTGGAGCAAAGCCGGTTTTTGCAGATATTGACCCAGAAACATGGTGCATAGACCCAGATGATATAAAGAAAAAAATCACTTCTAAAACAAAGGCTATAATTCCTGTTCATCTATATGGACATCCGGCTGATATGGACCCAATAATGGAAATTGCAGAAAAATATGGTCTTTTTGTAATAGAAGATTGTGCAGAAGCACACGGAGCAGAATATAAAGGAAAAAAAGTTGGTAGTATAGGACATTGTGGAGTATTTAGCTTTTATGGGAATAAGATTATCACAACAGGAGAGGGTGGTATAATTACTACCAATGATGAAAAGCTTTACGAAAAGGCAAAGTTTTTAAGAGACCACGCCATGAGCAAAGATAAAAGATACTGGCATACGGAAGTAGGTTATAATTATAGAATGACTAATATTCAAGCAGCGTTGGGTTTGGCTCAATTTGAAAGAATAGATGAGATAATACAGAAAAAAATCCAGATTTTCACATGGTATAAAGAATATTTGGGTGATATACCTGAGATAAAACTAAATCCTGAAAAAGAATGGGCTAAAAATGTGTTTTGGATGGTTTGTCTTTTAAATGAAAAATTCAATGAAGAAAAAAGAGATGAATTTATAAAAAAGTTAAAGGAAAATGGTATAGATACAAGACCATTTTTCTATCCATGTTCCATGATGCCAACGTATAAAAAAGATGGGTTTATAAATCCTATAAGTTATGAAATCTATAAAAAAGGAATTAATTTACCGAGTGGTTACAATTTAACAAGGGAGGTTGTGAGATGGATATGTCAAGAGATAAAGACTACTTTGAAATATATTTAA
- a CDS encoding class I SAM-dependent methyltransferase → MSRDKDYFEIYLNSFPNSPSLVIVRAMEAKNFPKEYLKEPILDLCCGDGFFAKTLGLSNIYGCDIDMISLEKATKQSVYKEVKLCDARTLDKYPAEFFNTVFANCALEHIDGIEQVIASINRVLKNGGSLIMTVPSENLNRWFPFRKSKLVKYNQRQRHINIMSENAWRELLLKHSFVLEQVYYLFNEKQYKTAILFDALPEILPKPIFRLYHLVLKLTPEPVKKFIFRKLLKPIYQNSKPLNSGGELVIVAKKKT, encoded by the coding sequence ATGTCAAGAGATAAAGACTACTTTGAAATATATTTAAACAGCTTTCCTAATAGTCCATCGTTAGTTATAGTAAGAGCTATGGAGGCTAAGAATTTTCCTAAGGAATATTTAAAGGAGCCTATTTTAGATTTGTGTTGTGGTGATGGGTTTTTTGCAAAAACGCTTGGATTAAGTAATATATATGGTTGCGATATAGACATGATTTCCTTAGAAAAAGCCACTAAGCAAAGTGTTTATAAAGAAGTAAAGCTTTGTGATGCAAGAACTTTAGATAAATATCCAGCAGAATTTTTCAATACCGTATTTGCTAATTGTGCGCTGGAACATATTGATGGAATAGAGCAAGTAATTGCTTCTATAAACCGTGTTTTGAAAAATGGAGGAAGCTTAATAATGACTGTTCCTTCTGAGAATTTGAATAGGTGGTTCCCTTTCAGAAAAAGCAAATTAGTTAAGTATAATCAAAGGCAGAGACATATTAATATAATGTCCGAAAATGCTTGGAGAGAGCTTCTTCTAAAACATTCTTTTGTGTTAGAGCAAGTCTATTATTTATTTAATGAAAAACAATATAAAACTGCTATCTTATTTGACGCTTTACCTGAGATATTGCCAAAACCTATATTTAGATTATATCATTTAGTTCTAAAACTTACACCAGAACCTGTTAAGAAATTTATATTTAGGAAGCTTCTCAAGCCCATTTATCAAAACAGTAAACCATTAAATTCTGGTGGTGAATTAGTTATAGTAGCAAAAAAAAAGACATGA
- a CDS encoding ATP-binding protein yields the protein MKKLPIGIQTLSKIIENDYYYVDKTQFVKKLEYGGYYFLSRPRRFGKSLFLDTLKEAFSGNMELFKGLYLYDNWDWTKKYPIIRLDLSKASTDTEDNLIKSINSILNSIAKSYQIVLNEDLIQLKFEELIQKLYEKYNQKVVVLIDEYDKPILDVIEDTQKAKNNREILKKFFEILKPSDPYLHFVFITGVSRFSKVSIFSGLNQLMDITLVPDFATICGYTQKELETVFEDRIKDFDKEEVKRWYNGYNWLGDKVYNPFDILLFLTEKIFKPYWFETGTPTFLIKLFQKSQYYLPDLENLEVGEEIISNLDIDNIYPENLLFQAGYLTIKEQFRKGIKQKYILTYPNLEVRVSLNDAFLNYIIKNPVLKEKTESRIYDILQKDNIQELKETLYSLFASIPSDWYRKNNINEYEGFYASVVYALLNGSGLTTITEDATNKGKIDLTVIVENKVYIIEFKVVKETEKGEALQQIKEKRYYEKYTGKEIYLIGIEFSKERRNIVNFEVEKVG from the coding sequence ATGAAAAAACTACCAATAGGAATACAAACATTAAGTAAAATAATAGAAAATGATTACTACTATGTAGACAAAACACAATTTGTTAAAAAGTTAGAATACGGTGGATACTACTTTCTCAGCCGTCCAAGAAGGTTTGGAAAATCACTCTTTTTAGACACACTAAAAGAAGCATTCAGTGGAAATATGGAGTTATTCAAAGGCTTATACCTTTACGATAACTGGGATTGGACTAAAAAATATCCAATTATTAGATTAGATTTAAGTAAAGCTTCTACAGACACAGAAGATAATCTAATAAAATCAATAAATTCAATACTAAACTCAATAGCAAAAAGTTATCAAATTGTTTTAAATGAAGATCTAATCCAATTAAAGTTTGAAGAACTAATCCAAAAACTGTATGAAAAATACAACCAAAAAGTGGTAGTCCTTATAGATGAATACGACAAACCAATTTTAGATGTTATAGAAGACACACAAAAAGCAAAAAACAACAGAGAAATACTAAAAAAGTTCTTTGAAATACTAAAACCTTCTGACCCTTACCTACACTTTGTTTTTATTACAGGAGTGTCAAGATTTTCAAAAGTATCTATATTCAGTGGATTAAATCAACTTATGGATATAACTCTTGTTCCAGATTTTGCAACTATATGCGGATATACACAAAAAGAACTTGAAACAGTTTTTGAAGACAGAATAAAAGATTTTGACAAGGAAGAAGTAAAAAGATGGTATAACGGCTACAACTGGCTCGGAGATAAAGTTTATAACCCTTTTGATATTTTATTATTCCTAACTGAAAAAATTTTTAAACCCTACTGGTTTGAAACCGGAACACCTACATTTTTAATAAAACTATTCCAAAAAAGCCAATACTATTTGCCAGATTTAGAAAACTTAGAAGTAGGAGAAGAGATAATATCAAACCTTGATATAGATAACATATACCCAGAAAACTTACTATTTCAAGCAGGATACTTAACGATAAAAGAACAGTTCAGAAAAGGAATAAAACAAAAATATATACTTACATATCCAAACTTAGAAGTACGAGTAAGCCTTAACGATGCATTTTTAAACTACATAATAAAAAATCCAGTTTTAAAAGAAAAGACAGAAAGCAGAATATACGACATATTACAAAAAGACAACATACAAGAACTAAAAGAAACACTATACAGTCTTTTTGCAAGTATACCATCAGACTGGTATAGGAAGAACAACATAAACGAGTATGAAGGATTTTATGCATCGGTAGTGTATGCATTACTCAACGGAAGTGGATTAACAACCATAACAGAAGATGCAACAAACAAAGGGAAGATAGATTTAACGGTTATAGTAGAAAACAAAGTTTACATAATAGAGTTTAAAGTGGTAAAAGAGACAGAGAAAGGAGAAGCATTACAGCAGATAAAAGAAAAAAGGTATTATGAAAAATACACAGGAAAAGAGATATACCTGATAGGGATAGAGTTCAGCAAAGAGAGAAGGAATATTGTCAATTTTGAAGTGGAGAAGGTAGGGTAG
- a CDS encoding glycosyltransferase family 2 protein — protein sequence MNKPLVSIITPSLNRANFIELNIKSVINQSYKNFEHIIVDGGSTDGTIEILKKYEKEYNLKWISEPDNGMYDAINKGIKMAKGDIVAYLNTDDLYLPWTLEVVCNNFHKTNADIIFGDCLVIQNNLFRIFLHPPNFNYKRLACYYGLSLPQPSTFIRRYVFDKLGCLDIDYKLFGDIEFWVRSGFYGFKFYKIREILSLVIFHDTNLHMNKKVGYIEKKKIKEKYCDNKSSEPFIKSFIKYADQVNVRIELLRFIFSFFIKQNNWYYFKNFVDKIQLLKALIYELLPNRYKFMVKGNYIFSQNLLKIIERKG from the coding sequence ATGAATAAACCTTTAGTTTCTATAATAACTCCATCATTAAACAGAGCTAATTTTATTGAGTTGAATATTAAATCCGTTATAAATCAATCATATAAGAACTTTGAGCACATAATAGTTGATGGTGGTTCAACAGATGGAACTATAGAAATATTAAAAAAGTATGAGAAAGAATATAATTTAAAGTGGATATCTGAGCCTGATAACGGAATGTATGACGCTATTAATAAAGGTATAAAAATGGCTAAAGGAGATATTGTAGCTTATCTTAATACAGATGATTTATATTTACCTTGGACATTAGAGGTTGTATGTAATAATTTTCACAAAACTAATGCGGATATAATCTTTGGCGATTGTTTGGTAATACAAAATAACTTATTTAGGATTTTTCTACATCCACCTAATTTTAATTATAAAAGATTAGCCTGTTATTATGGGTTAAGTTTACCTCAGCCCTCTACATTTATAAGAAGATATGTTTTTGATAAGCTTGGTTGTTTAGATATAGATTATAAATTATTTGGAGATATAGAATTTTGGGTTAGAAGCGGATTCTATGGTTTTAAATTTTATAAAATCAGAGAAATACTTTCCTTAGTCATATTTCATGATACCAATTTACATATGAATAAAAAAGTAGGATACATAGAAAAAAAGAAAATAAAAGAAAAATACTGCGATAATAAATCAAGTGAACCTTTTATAAAATCATTTATTAAATATGCCGATCAAGTTAATGTAAGAATCGAATTGTTAAGATTTATATTTTCTTTTTTTATTAAACAAAACAATTGGTATTATTTTAAGAACTTTGTTGATAAAATTCAGTTATTAAAGGCTTTAATTTATGAACTGCTACCAAATAGATATAAATTTATGGTTAAAGGTAATTATATATTTTCCCAAAATTTGCTAAAAATTATAGAGAGAAAAGGATAA